The genomic DNA cactcactcactcattcattggaTTTTTCCCCAAGGCTTTACGTGTTGTCCTATGTTAAAAGGCGACCGTCACCATCACAACAAATTCAGTATGGGTTTTAAATGCGACCCATCCTACAATACTTTAAAATTTCCAAAACATTTTGGCCCAGCCTCTTCTGAGCacttttctgtcagtgtgttgttTTACCGAGCTcgtcttggaaaaaaaaaaaaaaaaaggcgaccCTTAATCAAACTGCAAACCACAAAGTCATATACGTGCATGTTAGAGACAAagcaagggagaaaaaaaagtgtgaaaaaaaagcgtgtgtgcacgcgcgtgtgtatgtatgtgtgtgtgggtgggtgtatgtgtgggtgtgtgcgtgtgtgtgtatatgtatgtatgtgtgtgtgcatgtatatgtgtgtatatatatgtgtgtgtgtatgtgtgtgtgtgtgtgtatgtgtgggtgtgtgcatgtgtgtatgtatatgtgtgtatatatatgtgtgtgtgtgtatgtatatgtgtgtgtgtgtgtgtgtgtgtgtgtgtgtgaatgcgcaGGCATGaacgtgacagagagagaagtgtgagaACACTGTTCAGACACAGACCACTTTGGTTTTCAGCTGTGGTCCCTGTACCTCTTGCCTTTTCCGCTGTATTTTCAGCTACTCTGCATTTCTCTGCCAGAGCCAAAACTACATTTTACCTCGCACTCAGATCCacagagagatagggaaagagagagaaagagagatagggaaagagagatagggaaagagagagaaagagagatagggaaagagagagaaagagagaaagagagagagagagagagagagagagcgagcggagcagaacagaacagagagaggagaaaagtttCTGCAACGGCAACAGGGTTGAGAGAGCGATGCCGAGCAGAGGGGGAAGGAATTAGCAAAACCCTTCGCTCTCGTCCggacaacagagaaaagacagacgTGTcgggaacaaaaagaaagaaagagaggaaaggtgtgtgtgtgtgtgtgtgtctagattTTCTCTCCCACTGATCTGCGCAGGAGGATAACACACGGAAGGtaagcaaaatacattttattacacGCAATCACGAATAATGAACTATATCTGAGCTTTTCTGatgacttctttctttttttttctacgagCAACCCTGCCAATGCAAACAACAGCTATAAAgataatttatattttaacacAACAAGGCCTACAGTGTGCAGACTTGTATTATAAATAACAGCTGTATACAGTAAATGCATGGAGGGAGAAACATTAGTGAAACTCTCCGCCTCTGGTACACAAAACTGATGGCGTAGTTACATTTTCAAACTCGGTCAAAcgtttgaaatgataccttctGGTAAAATTCACTCTCTCTATACATTTGTAAGGGATGACACGTAAATATTCCTATTATTTTAAAACGCTCACGATAAGTCGTGCCGCATTACGACTTATTtccacatgcaaaaaaaaaattgaggagaaagagaaggtatCTGCTGGTTTTGGATCAGAAGGTGGAAAATCAGAAGATAGTTTGGTTTAATGGCCAGTATTTGAAGCATTTGAGCACCCAGTGAaagtgtgtaatgtatttggGATGTGTGCCCAGCCAtactctctgctcctctgcacTGGTATTTGGATGAGGCCTTGGTCCAAACCAGTATTTTCCTCCCATTTCTTTCTTCCCAAATTCAAAGGTTTTCAAGCAACAGAAATTCACCTCTTTGTCCAGCACAGGAAAGACTTTCTCTaacaatttctctgtctctgttctctgctgttTCAGGGCGTTAGATCGGAGCAAAGAGACGTTGTGGTTACGTAACACCCATTTctcccctcccaaaaaacaaacaaacaaacaaacaaacaaaaacagaaagacaaacataaaTAGACACAGACAAGATGGTCACTCTCTTCACCACCATCACTTCGCTCAACAGCACCTACACCTCGTTGGTCTCTGCCGTCGCCGACTACGCCAACCAATCCTGCTCCCTGGAGGACGAGTCTCTCCGCGTGCCCCTGGCTGTCCTCTACACCTTTATCTTCATTTCGGGCCTGGTGGGGAACCTACTGGCTCTTTGGGTCTTCCTGTTCCTTCACTCTCGTCGCAACTCTGTCCGCGTCTTCCTGATCAACGTGGCGTTTGCAGACCTGCTGCTGCTGGCCTGCCTGCCGTTCCGCATCGCCTACCACTCCATGGGCAACTCCTGGGCCCTGGGACCTCACATGTGCAAAGTGGTGGGAAACCTGTTCTACATGAACATGTACATCAGCATCACTCTGCTGGGCCTCATCAGTCTGGACCGGTACCTGAAGATCCAGGGCGTGCGGAGGTTCAAGGGTCGCTGCTGCAGGCTGTGGCTGAGGAGGAGCCGCTGGAGCGTGGTCACCTGTGGCCTGCTGTGGGCCTTCTCCGTGACGGCGGTGGTCCCCATGATCGCTCTGTCCGAAGGGAACGAGGAACCCGGGAAGTGCTTCCAGTACAAGCAAAGGCAACAGGCCCGTGGGAAGGCCTACTTCAACTATTTCATGGTGGCCATATTCTGGTTGGTGTTTGTCGTGCTGGTCGCGTCGTACGGGCAGATCGCCTTGCGCCTGCTGCGGACGTCGAAGGACAAGCCGGACCTGCCGAACGCGATGCGGTACGGCCGCACGGCCAAGAAGTCGTTCGTGGTACTGGTGCTGTTCACCGTGTGCTTCGCGCCATACCACGCGTTTCGAGGCATTTACGTCCACTCCCAGCTCAACGACACGCCGTGCGAACGCCGTCGCCTCATGGACCGCACCAACGAGGTCATGTTGCTTTTCTCCGCTCTCAACAGCTGCCTCGACCCCGTCATGTACTTTATGCTGTCCGGATCCGTGCGCAAGGCAACCGTGCAAGCCATCTACCGTATCTTCCAGCTGCCGAAGAAAGCCTCGGAGACAACGAACAGCTCCACGACAGAGTGTCGGAGGACCTCGCTCTCCCAAGCCTCGACCACGGTGCTGGCCACGCCACGCGGGAGTCTGGGTTTCATCTTCAACCGTTGCGTGTATCCCCCTCCCGAATCCGGGGATGACAATGCTTACCAGCACGGTCGGGCCGGTTTGCAGAAACCAAAATGAACGGTATGTTTTTAATCACGGGAACTATTATAGAGTCTTTGGtcttgcttttttgtttttaattagctGGGGagcactgatctcagatcagtcatACCTGAGAAGTTCCTTAAGAACACTCCAACTGAGGAAATGTACCAGGAGTTCCTAGATCAGAATGACTGTGCAGCCAGAATAATCGTGCCCTACAGCAGAGCAGTTATCAGTATGCTCATCTGAGATCATACGGACTTCTCTGATCTGTACTGACATGAAACACGCTAAAAAAGGGAAATAAGAGATAAAGCAAGTGAGACTATGTTGAAAACCAGCAGCCATTAATGTTGCATGCGTAATGTTGTACGGATGAGTCGGGCTCAAGAGAAGGGTTTGTACAACATGGACAAGAGATCTACACATCTGTGTTAAAGAGCTCACTGCTGTGTCTGGTGTAACATGCAAAAGCTCTCAATGCAACGTCTGTCTCTTCAGTCTGTCTGCAAATTTTGACAAGAGGGCGCCCCCTCCTGACAGAAAGCTGCACAGCAAGAAAGTTAAAAACTGCAGGACAGAGATCAAACCAGTCTGGATACGTTATGTCACATTTGTCTTAATgcatgtacttttttttctgttttcatttttaaaaagtgtactGTTTGTATGAATGAGCCTAAACCCCAGATACAGGCTGggtctctgttctgtttcttttgtcaAACCAAGTAGCAGTCATTATTCAGCATTACTACCGTTTCTATACAAACTTCACATAAACTGATGGTATTTCTTTAACGGCATCTTAGAATAACGTTACAGTGAGTAAAATGTATTGTTATTGCATCCAGGATTCAAGTCACTCTTCAAGTCACTATACTTAATCTACCCTCTCCTCTtgcttacatacatacactaacacacaaacacacacatgcacacacaagcaacacaaacacacacacacacataaccacacaagcatgcattgccacaaacaaaaaagctctTTAATCCTTGACAAATCAACGTCTGTGTCCATCAGACCAAAGTAATCAACCAAAGCAGGCAGAAAGCGGCCACGCCTACCGGGAGCAAGAAGTGGTATGGTTGGTGTAAGGTGGGACATGGCGTCTGGTCTCTGAGAGTAATCCTACATTAAGCACAGATGCTCCTCGCATTAGAGAGAGGGGCTTCCCTCAGCTATACCACTAATCCACCCCCCAGGATAATCTAGCACCATTAAACATACTGCTTAAATGGTtaagtgtctttgtgtctgcGCATGTGTGCAAGCAAAGCATGGATgcaaataaatatacatatacatagtaCGGCTCCGCGATTATGGGAAAAAATCATGATCGCGATTATTTTGGTCAATACAGAGATCGCGATTATTCAATACGATTACTCGTTGACTTTGGAAATATCATGCATTTGttgaatttgtaaaaaaaaaaaaaaaaacttggcttTTTAACAGTGGATTTTCTTGTACTTTAAATATAtatcaactgaaaaacaaataaaaagataaatgtaaaaaaataagataaataaaataaatgatttatttttacacacacacacacacacacacacacacgtatcagGGTTTCcactaggattttttcttgtcTGTCCGCTGTCCAGAAAGAATTTCTTTTAccggacaaatctgaaacttaccgGTCTAGTTTCAAtcacagtctatgttacaaacgcaaatataatgtacacctaggttgacaaaagaatgacaacaacctcaaatcagtctacttaatgaacagtaaccattaagcaaaacgaacagtagtGATTGAGCAAAACTTCAACATTCGCCgttaaaatgtaggctattacgaaacatcgGTAACCTTAAACATCTGTAgcaaaaaaggctaggcctacatgccattaaatgtagcctataagctaccaggtaacattttatttttatgttgtttttttaattgcagcaaagtcctctactgctgacttgaaatcaaacatgcGCAATGTGTCTTTGTAAACTGCAATGCAGTTAATaggctgtttcactgtcaaaacacaaatgcccTGTTTATATTCAATAAATGCAATAATACAATTTTTACATACAGGTATCTTCAAGCAAACTCAAGAGATtagttgaagaaaaaaaaaaaatcaggcgaTTTCCTGCACTggaaaactgacagaaaaatatCTCTGCGTGGCCCGTAATGTCTGTTCGTTCTAAACGAGTGTTTTCGGATGCAGGCCTGGTGGTAAACAAACTAGAAAAGCATTCACTGTCATAACATTTAGACATGGTGCACTTCATAAAAGcacattttgaaacaaatgGGAGCTGTGTAAAGTCTCTGGCGTGGTTTGTTACAAAGCTGagtttttgtttacttgttggtttcatttgtttgaatggAGAGTTGTTAATGGTGCATTCATATAGGGTTATATTTGTAATTTAGAGCATTGGAACGAGAGGCAAAGTTGTTAATGGTGCATTCATATAGGTTTATATTTGTAATTTAGAGCATTGGAACAAGAGGCAGATTCATTTTAAGTGCTCTTTGGGTGTTTCCTAAAGAATGATTTAAATTGTCTCTCGCATGAactgtttcactctctgtctttaaagCAACGAGTTGACAAAATGTGACTGTCATTCAACAAACGTGacttacattttttgtttatcttgctgttgttattgtccCTGTTAAGAATATAATGGACTGCAATTATTATGCTTCACAGTTCCTAaatttgtcacattttaaaaataaagtaacaGTGAAAGTGGAACTTGAATTTTACAGTGatttaatgaataaaaatgtaacagTCATTATAATTATGATGCCCTGACGTTCCAAAGTGTACACGTGTACTAAAATAAAActcaaacacccacacccacacccacacaaacacatgtgctgtttttatacatgtttgcacacacagacacagacacacactcacagaaaaacacatacacccacacccacacccacacaaacacatgtgctgttttatacatgtttgcacacacagacacagacacacactcacagaaaaacacatacacacacacacacacacagacagattccCATATTCATACAGAAGTGAGCTATGTTTCTGAACTGTCTTCAGAGCTAAATCTAAACTTCATTTTCCTTCAAAACTTCAGGAGCCTCTAACCtgcaacacacgcacacaccactgGACACATAAAAATGAGACTTATGACAGGTAAGCCATGACCCCTGACCCACGATTAGTCATGACCTGTGACCTTCGGTCAGTTGGGACCCTGAGCAGGTTCACCAAGGTTAACACTGATAGGGTTTTACCTTCACATCTCTGTGGATAACGTTGTTGTCATGACAATAACGCAATGCCTCCAGGATCTGACGCATGTAGTGACTGcaggagagcagaagagagaaggaagagcgATATTACAGAGGCAAAAGCATTTTTTACGACATATGAATAAGCAAACTGCAGAAGGGTAAATGATTCATAAGCAAAGTATACCTGGCTACTGCTTCACTGTAGACAAACCCAGCATCTGCTCTCTTCACAATCTCAAAACAAAGGTCAGCTCCATCCATACtgagttagtgagagagagagagagaaagagagagagagagagagagagagaaaatgaggaagTGAGATAAACTTCCCAGATATTTTATCTCATAGATCAAGACGTACTCTAACTCGGTTTGTACctcacagacgcgcacacacacacacacacacacacacttacaactcGAAGACCATGTAGAGCATTCCATCTGAACTGTAGGTTTCCAGCAGTTCCACAATGTGTGGATGCTTCAGCATGTGACAGATACTGGCCTCTCGCTTCagatctgcagagagagagagagacagagagagagagagagagagtggaagatcatcatcagcatcatttcaTAATCACTGCTGTTTCTTTTACAGTAATCATACCGTCTCATATCATCACCACTTTCACATCATTTGCTTCATTCTTTTTTACCATCTTCATCATGCCACTGTTCATCATTAGCACCATCCTTATAATGACACTCTAATGTTGACTCTTCAGGTTATTTTCATCCTCAAAATAACCTTAATCAGCAAAAATAAAACGGACCAATCTAATCACCCACGCATGAACTGTGTGCCACAGAGAGCAGCTTTGAGCACACGACAGCATTTACCGCTCAGCCTCACTGTGTTCCATTGTGGTCCAGCCACAAAGACTGACGTCACCGTGTCCTATCTGTGTccaacactagagggagctCCAGAGCACCCTGGCCCATTCATACAGCTCAGTCtcactggagagacagaaaagcagcACTTCTGCCCACTCTAACGCCATCTGAGAGAACTGGTTTAGAGTATTTCTAAAACTCACTCTTTGAAATGATCAGGGAATGAGAGGAAAGTCACACTCGAGTGTAAAGTATGCGGAGTGGTGAAGTGTCCTCGTCATAACTACGTGAAGCAAAACAGTATCTTGTGTCTCACTGGCCTAACACTACCTCcttcatgttttctttgttctcttttctttgttgatGAGAGTGAGACATAGACAcatcacaggtgtgtgtgtgtgggtgggtgtttttttttctcctttcctctttctctttttcatttccctctgtgtgtgtgtgtgtgtgtgtgtgtgtgtgtttctctattaTTCTCTCTCAACTACACATCAAAGCAGATAAGCACCACTGAGAAAGTGACCAAATCTCAAACCctccaaacacaacaaatattttaaaattggATTCCTAGATGATGGGTTACACTTATCCATTGCCTAACTGTATTACAAATGCACACATCACCATGCAAAACTCAGTTTAATCCAAAGACTAAAGTCTAAATTGCTGTCTCAGAAATCAACCTTTAATTACAGTAAAGATGACTTCCGCTCAGAGTCATCTAACACTTGCTTTAACAGACCGACGTGGGCTGGATTTGGTCCCCAACACATCTCTGCAGGAGCGCGGTTCTCCAGGTGGAGGTTTGGATAACTTCCCACCCCAGGCTTTCTGCAGATCTTccctcacagagagaggcagctcagaggcattctgtgtgtgtgtgtgtgtgtgtgtgtgtgtgtgtgtgtgcgcgcggtgGAAAAGAGCTCCACTCAGCTGCTCTGTTGGCTGGAAGGTATGTATTGTAGGTATGTGCATTGTAGGCAGCAGAAAGGATTTTTATGATTTCTCTAAAAGGCCCGTGAACCTAATCAGCATTCACCACTCCTTACTGCCATGGAAACCGCGGTTCAGCCGAGTCCACGACACGCCGCAATGGGAGACAGCTTTGTATGTTCAGacatttctgcacacacacacacacactaaaaatcTAACTGGGCGGAGGatgaaccatacacacacacacacacacacacacacacaaagacaaatgcaTCTGTGATAAACTGAAGAAGAGAGGCCACCATAAATGGGGAGAAATGTATGGTtgctgtcaacacacacacacacacatacacacacaaacacacaccacagctcaTTCCGGAAAACTCTGGAGCTATGACAGTGCATTTGTTtcacaccacaggacaacaGGGGCTGACATGGGTACAACAGAGAAGCAAGAATCACCCTACTCTTCCCGcccacacccccatacacaaacacagacacaataagGCATCATCACGACTGAGACACACTGTGAGTCAAACCAAGAAACCCCCTTACAAGCCCACAACCaaccaaactgtgaaaaagatcagtttctctctctctctctccccctcaaacacaatcacacacacattgaatgTGAGACTAGACTAGGggaaggcagtgtgtgtgtgtgtgtgagcggcaCAGAAGAAGGACTGTGGTTGATTATGtaagacacacactctgttctgTCTGGACTCTAACCagcctccatttctctctctgtatatgctTCTCTGTGTGCCCAATTCATGTGCATCATATTACTACATATGTCACGACACCAACATTTtggtactactactactactactactactaatactaataataataatagtaatgaaaTTCCATAATTCAAAGtattcctttatttaaaaaaatcttgatgaacatcagtaaataaaaactgtaacaGTGGCATGTAGCCACTGACTATTTACCAGCTGACAGTAGATAAAAGCTTTAGCAATATCGCCTTCATtattcaacaaaacaaaattgtaTTACAGTTCAGTAATACAATATAAAAAAGATACAACagtcataaaatataaaatatgtaacaCAGCTACCACACCAACATCACCTTTAAAATAGTGACGTGTACCTTTAAAGTAGTTAACCAAACCACCATTCAAGTTAACCTGGATTGGCATTCAGCAATATCAGAATACAATCATCTTCCttatttcacagtttttcaATAGTAGTACCCCGAGCAGTGCCATGAGAAGTAACATTTAAGTGACCATACAGATCAAAATATGgacttcatgaaaaaaaaaaaaaaaaaagccatcctGACACAATATTGATTTCAAATTTGAGAAACTGAACAGAACGTCGAGCAAGTATCATGTTGTATGTAGGAATGCAACAAGAACCgttatatttatatacaatataaacaacaaatcacatacacacgttcattaaactctaactctctctctctctctctctcacacacacacacacacacacacacacacgggcacagtGGAGGCCCAGCATGTAGAAGTGCTACGACAGACCCAGCTGAGGGATAGTCATACGCTAAAACACGTACACGACTCAGCAAAGCCAAAATGAATTAATGCAGTTAGGCGGGGAGGGGAAATCGACATTTTTCAACAAAACCATATCTTATAATGGAATACCGTATTTACAACGGACTACAACAACCTCCTacggagaggggaaaaaaaatagcctacCGCCTTTAAAAAccccacacgcatacacgtaAAATACACCATACACGCTGGTTTTGACAATACGCATATTTCAGGGCAATTGGGAACCGCTGTTTCTATTCTCAATGGCTAGCTCCGGGGAGAACCGTATGCTATGGCAAAGTGGAATAAGCCCCCTAGCAGATATAAATCTCTTTAGTCCACAGCTTCGAATGCCTCCTTCGGTCTCAATAGACGGTGCGGATTACGAGTCTCCGGTAGCACCTGCCCCATCCAGCACATGGAAATTCACAGAATTCATAGAATTTCTCCACTCATAGTTGGAGAAAAGCCATCTACAGAGGAAATTCTCACAAAACGCACCCTGAATACTCAGACGTTTGCGTACGGAGTCTTATACTTCACGAATGCGGCATCAACATTATCGGTTAGACTatatgctttttctttttttttttcttttttttaaacaagcaaaATCAACATCCCTAATAATTGCCCTGTAGGCCTTGCGTACAACTAGCGTAGCTAGAGTAAATTTAAAGCGTGGGTGATTTTGTAAGAATGCGAGAGCTAAGATGATCTGTGAATCCACAAATAGTGTAGGTTTTATCATTCATGTGACCGTTATTTTCTCTTATAGGCTATTTAAGCAGAATGCTGTGTAATGGTACATGTATCCGTTCCTAGCAATTTGGTACGGACTTAAGGGTTCAGAAGGTTAAGTGGGCAACTGCAAACGGAACAATTTTATCTTGTATAAGGATTGATACAACGAATAAAATTACACACCGGTAGTGATATAATTTTCAAATGGACGACGAAATACAGACTGGGTTATTATTCCAGTCGCCGGATATGTTTCTACGGGTTTGTGCTTATTTAACGACCGAGCCCAATGTGGATGTAGAAAATGTCCTACGCGGTCAAATACCTTACGGTGTCCGTATCGACTGAGCCGTGAGCTGTGCACCGTCATACAACTAAGAGAGGGCACGTTAAAATTCATGTTTTATCGTTTAAATCTGGAAAACGTCCGATCCTGACTTAATCCAGATTTCATGTTGGGTTCTGGGGCACTTACCTCAGCCCCCAAATCTAGACGTCTTTTCAAGGGCCTGTAGCTTTGACTTATCgtacagaaaaaacaaacaaacgaaaaaactAACGGAATTTTGACGTGGTTTACAGCGCCTGCTTGTCAGTTGCGATGCTCACGCAGTAGCTCGAGACGGCTAAAAAGGCAAACAACTCTACAACAGTTCGCCGCAAATATCAAACTGGGCCGTATGCAGGTGATTTCTTCACGAGCAGTCCCGTCGTGAGGTAAACAGAGAGGTTGAGTTTCACGGCATCAAATCTTT from Chanos chanos chromosome 8, fChaCha1.1, whole genome shotgun sequence includes the following:
- the gpr34a gene encoding putative G-protein coupled receptor 34a, whose protein sequence is MVTLFTTITSLNSTYTSLVSAVADYANQSCSLEDESLRVPLAVLYTFIFISGLVGNLLALWVFLFLHSRRNSVRVFLINVAFADLLLLACLPFRIAYHSMGNSWALGPHMCKVVGNLFYMNMYISITLLGLISLDRYLKIQGVRRFKGRCCRLWLRRSRWSVVTCGLLWAFSVTAVVPMIALSEGNEEPGKCFQYKQRQQARGKAYFNYFMVAIFWLVFVVLVASYGQIALRLLRTSKDKPDLPNAMRYGRTAKKSFVVLVLFTVCFAPYHAFRGIYVHSQLNDTPCERRRLMDRTNEVMLLFSALNSCLDPVMYFMLSGSVRKATVQAIYRIFQLPKKASETTNSSTTECRRTSLSQASTTVLATPRGSLGFIFNRCVYPPPESGDDNAYQHGRAGLQKPK